DNA from Fundulus heteroclitus isolate FHET01 chromosome 17, MU-UCD_Fhet_4.1, whole genome shotgun sequence:
CTTTTCActagaaatgtctttaaaacgCAAATAAATTCAGATTTATATGTGGAGTTTTCCACATAAAGTACGAGCAACGGCAGCCATGTTGTTTCTTCCTCTGCGGGAAACTGGATAGTCACGTGACCTGGTGGCAAACTGTCTCCCCCTGTGGGCCAACGTGGGTACTGCACGTTTTTCAGCTAGACTGGGTCGGCTACACGACGCTAAAGGAACAGTCCGACATTCAGGAGGACCCGTCTCACTTCATCATCCTCTGGAAAGATGTGTTCCACGGGTTCTCCAAGGACCAGAACCCTTCATCAGGTTAGTCACACAGAACAAAGCCTAAACCTAAACTCAGACAGGCTTACACAGAACCTTCAGGTCCGGTTTCTACAGAACCATCCAGAGGTAAAAACTCCTGGGAGTGGATGAGAGAGGGCGTGTCTCTCTGCACTCTGATTGGACAGAACACAGGAAGTGCTCTAGCAATCGACACACACAGCAGGGATCAAAACGTTAAGCGAGTCAGCTAAAACCCAACTTGCTGTGACCCGGTTAACTTTTGAAAGGTGGTTCTGATGGACAGGATGGCTGTCAATCTGGACCGGGCCCATCACTGCTTTCGCCGTTAAAAGGGTTTGAAGACACGTCTGACTGAAACGGTTCAATAATGTGGGACTGTTCCTTTAAGGtgatacacagcaaaacaaaccagcaggaccagaacctacAGGGCAGAACCTTCAGGGCAGAACCTGAGGAACCACTGAGCCCATCTCGTCCTACCTTAAACAACTCAAACTCCTTCTTTGGCATCATAAGCTTCAGCGATGAGAAATGAGACATGGATGAAGATGAGAGGACGATGAGTGATGAGGAAGAGCGGGTCGGATCGGGTCGGGTCAGATCGGGTCAGATCGGATCGGGTCGGGTCAGACAGTACCTGGATGGTGTGGCTGTAGACGGGATCTCCACGGCCCGACACGTCCACGGCTCTGGTGAGCTCCAGGATGTTGTTTGGCACGTAGCCGCTGGCGCCGCAGCCGTTCTGAACCTTCCACCACTGCTTCCTGTCGTCCAGCACCTGGCAGACAGAAcccagaacagaacctggaGAGTTCTGCCGACTGAGCGCCACAGCTGGACTGGTTCCTTCTGTAAACCCACCGCTCTTTAACTCAAATATCGCTTTTTTCTACGCGTTCTCACCTGAATTTGATGTATCATCAATTAATAACTGGAATATTTTCCCCTCTGATAAGTTCTCCCTTTTCTGCTTTAGAACCtgactttaaattagctttttattcatattactcTATATATAAACTCTGGGGCTGTCAGTGTCCATTTTAtgtataaagcactttaaaaagctTGTAACGGCACCAAAGAGCTCTACAGTTTTCATAAAAACATCCATGAATTAAGcacagttaaataaaacaataaataagaaaagaatTTACAAAGTCAGACCTTATTTAAATgagaatttaaaatgatttaaaatgttccaaACTTTGGGCAGATCTGATATTGAGGGAAAGCTGTTCCACATATTTGGCGCAGTAACGTTCTCCTTTATTGTTTAGTGTTCTGAAACCGGAGCGGTACTACAGCAAACGATGCTAAGCCATTAAAACTCTAAAAACCAATGAAAGAGAATAAAAGAGAACCCAGGCGTTTCTATTCAGAACCGCCTGGGTTCTGTGTTCTCTGAAGAACCCGGTCCTTCACTAATGGATCAGAAGACCCAAAGAGGAGAACACAGCTGGAGAAAATCCACCCCTGCCTGTCAGACCAGATGAAGGTAGAACCATGAGAACATACAGAACCATGTATGTTCTGGTTCCGGTTCTGATGAACCTCTTTATTCAGACCAAGCTGCAGAACAGGTGTCGTGTTCTCCGTTTACCTCGACGAGTTCGTCTTTGAGGACAGACAGCTCCGTGTTGTTTCTCCCCACAAAGTCGTACTTCGATTTGGCAAAAACTTTCGGTTCAAACCGGTTTTCTGGATCCAAACTCCTGAAAGAACCAAGGAAGACGTGGTCATGATGAGTGGAACACAAATGCCTTTAGAACCGAGCTTCAGACCGCGTTCCAGCGGAACATCTACGGATCTCTAAAGCATTTCTGCTCCTGGTCTGTTTGAGTTCCCGCCCTGGAGAAGTGACCCGGTGAGAAGATCCAGAAAAGATCAAACGACCCGGAACATGCTGCGAGGAGAGGAAGACcagttcacctggacaggtgcaGGTAAGGACAGGTGAAGAAGAGATCCAATCAGGAAAGAGAGATGAAGAGCATCATCACCTTCATCGGTTtaaagtagagaaaaaaaaacttaatatcTGATCAGTTATTTCAcccaattttaaataaaagcaataattatctaaatttatttaaattgggCGAATCATTATTAAGGGAATAATTAGATATGaatacagaaataaactaatttatCCGTCAATATTTTCtctaatttatttctgtgtaaCTTTTTCGCTGCTTATTAAAACCAATTAATTATCCTTAATTTTCTGAACGGATCATTTTTCATTCTGTATTCATCGATGACGGCGTGCTGATGAAGGGGCGGTCCCCGCGGCGGCGGCGCAGAAAGGGGGCGGGGTCAGTTCTCCAGGGCACCATGTGACCTGCGGTTACCGGTCCACACGCCGGCTGACGACGTGTTTGAACGCAGCCACGGCCGCGTCCTGGTCCAGAACCTGGCAGCGTTTGTGGGAGGAGCTAGAGAGGGCGTACCCATCAGCCGGAGGGAACCgctgcagcgccccctgctggacacaCAGAACACAGGCGTTACGGCGCGCCGCCATCAGAACGTCCCGCCATCAGAACGTCCCGCCATCAGAACGTCCCGCCATCAGAACGTCCCGCCATCAGAACGTCCCGCCATCAGAACGTCCCGCCATCAGAACGTCCCGCCAGACGCCGGCTCTGAACGCGCCTCACCTCCTGAGACGGCCGCAGATCGGCCGACCTGTGGACGTCCGCGTTCACCAGGTTCTCCGCCAGCCGCTGGAGCTCCTGTTCCCGAGCCGGAGTCACGGCCGGAACCGCCGGAGGTTCCCAGCCGTCACGGAACCGCAGCGCGCAGGACGGAAAGTAGTGGTCCTTCGGCCACTCCAGCCTGGAAAACACGCCGAGGAGGAGTGAGAACGTTTAGAGAACACGCAGACGTTCCTAACGAGACAATAACACGAAGAACCTGAGATGGAAACAAGGTTAGAACAGGACACACCGCATGGAGAACATCAGGAGAACATGAGGAGAAcaggaggagaaaaaggagaACACGAGAACCTGATGAGTAACATGAtccaaaaataagaataaaaggaGAAACATGTTGCTGTAAGCATTAGAGAACATCTACAGAACCTTAGAACAAGAACATGAGTtaaacaggaggaggaaaagaagAACACGAGAACATTATGAGAGTAAAATGatccaaaaataatatttaaaaaaagttactcTAAACATTAGAGAACATCTACAGAACCTTGGAATGAGAACATGAGtaaagcaggaggaggaagagaagagcACGAGAACCTGATGAATAAAATTAtccaaaaataagaataaaaggaGAAACATGTTACTGTAAACATTAGAGAACATCTACAGAACCTTAGAATgagaaaatgagcaaaacagGAGGAGTAAAAGAAGAACACGAGAACATTGTGAGTAACATGAtccaaaaataatattaaaaaaagttactGTAAGCATTAGAGAACATCTACAGAACCTTTGAACGAGAACACAGAACAAAGGCAGAAGAGAACAAGAACAACTGAGAGCAGCATAGAACCGGAACCACCAGGTCCATTGTATGAATGAAGGAGGCGGCGAAGAGAACCGGGTTCTCTTTAGCGGAACCGGGTTCTCACCTGCATTTGGTCCAGCCGTCTCCCAGAGTCACCCAGAGGTGACGTTCCTCTGCGGTTcctgaggcgtgcaggaagtCGATGGCGTCTCTGGTGAGCAGCGGAACCACGACGCTCCGAGCCAGATCGGTACCGCCGGACGCCTGGACCACCTGAGGACGAGTAGGAACCAAAGTGTTCTCATTAGAACCGTGTGTTCTGCTCCAGCAGGTCCAACGTTCTGGACTCACCATCCTGAGAGGCGTGAACAGGAAGTGGACCAGATCCACGGAGCTCGGGTTCTGGATCTGGTCCTTCAGCTTCGCCTGCGGGTCAGAACAAACGGTGaggaggttctgcaggttctgcagaTCCAGTTCTAATACGTTCCCTTTCTCTCTCGTTACTGACTATACAGTGTGGGAGAACCAGGGAGAACCAGTGATCAGATCAgagtggatcagaaccagaaccgttaCCAGCTGGTTGAAGGCATGCTTGAACTTCTGCAGGCAGTCCACGAACTCTTCCTCGCTGGGCGGCTTGGACCGCAGAGACAGGACGCCCTCTGGTGGACACACAGGGACAGACAGCTCAGGTTCTGCTTCACCACCTTTAGGTTCTGATGGATGGGGTCAGAACTTAATGAGTTCTGTTCACAGCGGAAGGTTCTGTTCTGGAAAAGGTTGCAGGCTGGGTTCTCGGGTTTTCATAagattattgtatttttattttattttattatatattatatttatttagccACTCACTGAGGGATTTATGTGCAACTGTTtcctcaaaataaaattaaaaactagcttaataactaaattattttagaatAAAATCTATATATTAAAAAACTTACTTTCTGAAGTTATTGTATTAGAAAGATTAAGATACTGTCTGAATGGGAAgttctttgcttttaaaaaaagatgggaACGTACTCTAGAATACTTCAaaattctttttaattttcaaaattaaaagacCAGTAATGTGAACCGCAATGATGTTTATGTATAAATTAATTACTTTTCTCAAATGTTTGCAGTAATTTATGTACATGCCtccgcttttgttttttgtatcagtGCTGTACAAGTTTGGTcctattgtttcttttttttgtcttccttgtttgttctttctttctttctttctttctttctttctataaatgttcaaaaaatctaataaacataatataaaacaaatctatataaaaagaaattaatcaTAAAATGGtaatcttaaaatgtttaaagtgaagTTATCActaatatataaattaaaaatgtaaatcaaaacaacaaaaaggctgTAATTAATAAGCTAAAGAATAaagcatgtttctgttttttctggtTCTGTAAAGgcctttggggggggggggggggggggggagtcctCCAGGACGCTGCTGCTCACCTCCTGGACCTTTCTTCTTGCCTTTCTTGGCCTTCTTCCTCTTGGAGAGCTCGCTGAAGGCCTCGGCCGCCTTCTGCAGCTTGGTGACGAAGAACTCGATGTCGTCCAGGATGTGGTTCAGGATTTGCTGCAGAGAGAACAACAGTTGGTTCAGTTTAATCATTAATGCTTCAGCAAACCGGCTCATAACAACAGAGCAgagtccaccccccccccttaaaCTGTAAGCTGATTTTCCTTCAAACTCTGATTGTGCTCCAGTCAATCAGCTTAAGTCTCCTCCACGGCCTGCAGCTGCTCTCTCAGCACACACATGTTGAGCCTCACCACGTCTCGGTCCACTAGCAGCGCCGTCACGTCCGCGGCGCCGCCGTCCTgcggcagctgctgctgctcgtcTGCAACACAACGGCACATCACATGTGAAACATCTGGGACTGGACCGATTCCCTGGGAAAACATCTGGATTCACACAGGAATCCGGCAGGAAGAGGAGCGCAGACCAGAACCCACACAGAATattaccaataataataataacaataataataacaataataataataatattaataatactcCATTCCCATCCAGACCCTTTAATATTAATTCTTACCAAGTCAACTAGACTAAATAACTTCAGTATTAGAAATGAAACTAGATTTAATTATacgatttagtctcattttaagTCAAATTAAGGTCAGTTTAGGCACATTGTGTTTTCTAGAGGTTTTACTTTATTACGATTTGCTGATGAAATCTCAATGATGGTTATTAGTACCTTCATTAGATGTTATTGCAGATTAAAATTAGTTAAACCTGAGTTTACACTCAGCTTTAAGCAGCATTTGTTCTCTATTTGCCCCTCCCTCACAGTACGCCAGATGTTCCGCGGTTCTACGGGGAACCGAAGCGTGTTCTGCATCTATTCTTAATCTGTGTCCACCAGATTCAACATCATTAATAATGAACATGTGACTCCGCCCACTCCCTCCGTGACATCACTCACAGTGTTGCTGCTCATTGGCCCAAGCCGACCACGCGGCTACGCGGCCCCTAGGCTCCACCTGATTGGACGCTGCAGGCGCCTCGGGGGCGGGGTTTGGTGGGGGAGGCGGGATCATGCCGTCGCTCTTCAGGATCATCCTGCAGACAGAGGGATCGGCCAATCAGCTGCCAGCATTGAAGCCTGAATAAGGAAGTGTCTGAGGGTTCTCACTTCAGAGCCTCCGGTCGTTTCTTCACTTTGCCGCCTTTGGCATCGATCATGGCACTTTCTATATCTAAGTGGATCAGATTCGCCTGTTGGAACAAAACATGCTTAAtgtaatgttacatttttaatgatAAAACCCATTAAAATAACTGTGGAATATTTCCAGATGTTGTCCTGAAAGAAGCCTTCAGTCAGCTTTGGAGCGCCACAGGGTCGTATCCTCGGCTCTTCTTTATTCCCTTCAGATTTACCTGCCTGGCTCTTAATTTCAGTTAGCTTTTATGATAAATTCTGATTAATCATCTtctgattaataataataataaaagataaaagctCCAGATATAAACAGGAAATAGTTGGTGCAGCTGTCTAGTATTTTGAATAAATTACGTATTAaagctgaactgaactgaaatgtTTGCACCGTAGGTTATGAGGAGCATTTAGAGGTCATCACACTcagtttttttactttctatGCTACCTTGATGTCGTCACACTGGAACAGGTGCAGGTCTGCTTTGCTCTGACCGGAGTCTTTGCACACCAGAGCCAGGATGGAGTCGTAGCTGCAGGAGTTCATCACTGCCTGGCAGTGCTGCACTGACAGGATGGAGAAGTTCTCCAACTCGTTCTGAGAAAAAGTCCAGGTCAGCATGTTCTCCCAAGAACCCAAACTCCTGAAGATCTGAGAGGAGCACAGATGTGACCTAAAGTCCCACCTGAGAATCCGGGTCGATGAGGCTCACCGCCTTGTCCTCCACCTGCAGCAGCATCTCCTGAGTCCACACCTTGCCTTTGGCGTCCAGCAGGCGCAGACGTCGGACGCCGTCGTCCACGGTGATCATCCCATCCTTCCGGTCCAACACGAAGGTGGTCAGGTGCTGAGAGAGATGAAGGAGCTGAAGCTTCAGCAACAGTCAGGCATCTAACTGTGGATCAGCAGGTTTCTGAGAAGACACGTCTCCATCCAGACCTCCAGACCTAGAACTCACCTCCACGTGGTACTGGGACGTGTCCGTCAGGCTGTTGATGCTGGTTCTGGTGTAGTTCTTCCTTTGTTCTAAACCAAGACCAGAACAAAAGCTTTGTTATTGTCTATCAGGTCAGCTGGTGACGATAAGTTCTTCAGCAGAAGGTCAAACGGTCCAGGCAGGAGAGGAGCTTTGTTCCTCGGTGATGAGATGATGTGGACACGGTTCCAGGTCCACTTTTTAGTGCTCTGGGTCACTGAGGCCCACAGAAGATGACATCGTTCCCAGTGTTGATCTTCTGAGATGCTGGCTTCTGTTTCTCCATCTGAACACAGGAACGTGAGGAGACCCATGGTGTCTCCAGAACCTGAAGGATCCATCAGACCCATCACGTTTGTGGTCTTCTGATGTCCACCTGCGTCCCTCAGCCTCTCCTGGTCTTCTCGTCTCGGTCTTTGCACATGACGGGCGACCTCTGCACCGGACCTGGATCTTGCTGGACCCTCTCGGTCCTGAAGGTTCTGCTCCCCTCAGCTTGAAGCCGCTGATGATCCAGACGGATCGGTGAAGCTGCATCCGTCACCTGACGGTTGCAAAGCAAAGATGGCTGCAGCGTTTCTTCAGAGGCCGTCATGGTCGCCGTTCTCCTCGACGACTGGAGGTCACATCAGTTCATCGGACATTTTGTTTAGCAGTTTTAACTTTTCCCAGCAATGAGTCACATGAGCCGCGTGGAGGAGATAAGAAACAAAGGTCCAGAGCTCCTGATCCATAAATCAGTGGCGGTTCTGCTCTGTCCGGGTTTATCTGAGCGCTCACAGCTGCTGAGGCGGCACATAAACGCCTCGGCTCCTCCGCTGCATTCAGGGACGCTCTGTAAAGCTCAGTTATTGTCTGCCCTTATCTCCTGGCTCCAGTGCAGAGCTCCTCCACCTGACTGCAGGTAGATGGACCGCAGGACCCGGACCTGCAGAGGCTGCAGCAACCAATCACAGCAACCCACTCAGAGCCCATCAGAACCTGAAGTCCAGAAGGTTCCTGAGAAGCTTTGGAGCAGAAAGTTCCTCAGGAACCGGACAGAATAAAAGCACACCGCTTCCTCCTGGGCTGCAGTGACGGCACGCTGCCACCTGATTGGTCCCTGCTGCTGCCGCCACCTGATTggtccctgctgctgctgccacctGATTggtccctgctgctgctgccacctGATTGGTCCCTGCTGCTGCCGCCACCTGATTGGTCCCTGCTGCTGCCGCCACCTGATTGGTCCCTGCTGCTGCCGCCACCTGATTggtccctgctgctgctgccacctGATTggtccctgctgctgctgccacctGATTGGACCTTCTGAGGTGAAACCGATTTGTGCCGGTTTCATCCGGTACCGAGCATGAAGGTACCGCCTGGTACCAGAAGAGCAACACCGGTCCGGTCCAGATGGGAGGGCACTCAGAATTATTGGCTGGGTTCTGGGAAGTACAGAGGCAACTGGACCGAGCCTGCACGGGTCCAATCGCCTTCGTCAGCATCCCGTTTCTGGGTCTATGCAACTCTACAAGCAGAATTTGGGGTACCAGAAGGTTCTGAGCAGCTAGACCGTCACCGCAGCACAATGAACAAACTTCACCAGGGTTCTGGTCCAACAGTTTAAAGACAAAaacttcagaatcagaaccacacacactgGGTCACACGGCTCACTCTGGTTCTTCTTGTTCTGTTTGGAAGACGAACGAAGGAAATAGGATTCCTCTGAGCCTGTTcaggaggagagaagagagcaggtCCGGTTTATTCAgtcacagaaccagaaccaggaccagaaccagactcaCCGTACAGAACTTTGGCACCACTCTTGGCTTTGTTTCTGGGAGGATCCGGAGACGCAGATCTGTGTCCGCTGGAACAAAGAGAACAGAGActggtcagaggtcagaggtcagaggagagactgagctgcagtcagagtCACACTTTAGGCACCAACcctaaatccatccatcattcatccatccatcatccctccatttttaattaattatccTCATTTTCAGCATTTCACAGTCAGAACCCTCCCTCCAGTCTAAACGGATCAGAACCACTGATGATGGATCATCAGTGGTTCTGATCCGTTTCAGTGGTTCTGATCCGTTTCAGTGGTTCTGATCCGTTTCCTCAGGCAGCAGCGGGCGTTCTGTGCTGAACCTGCAGATTTTCACACGTTATTCTGAGCGTGTTTGAGATGAATGACGGCTCGGCGCCGATGACAGATGGCGTCTGCACACACAGGCGTGGATCATGTGACCTGATCATGTGATCAGCAGCTTTACTCGTGTAAATCTCTGAGCTCAGCCTCTCTGGCTGCGTCTGCAATAAAGACCTTTTCTTTAATTAGCAGCAGCTCCACGCTGCTTTATAATAACTCTGCTATATCAATAACAGGAGCGCTTCACACAACTCCGTTAGTTTAAAGTTTCCCAAACAGGATGAAACATTTCTACATTTCAGACTCGTCTCCTGCAGGTTCTGTTGGACCCGGCGCCTCCGTCCTGCTGCTGGGAA
Protein-coding regions in this window:
- the eps8a gene encoding epidermal growth factor receptor kinase substrate 8a isoform X4, with the protein product MNGSDPPVLNVFNSHINGHRSASPDPPRNKAKSGAKVLYEQRKNYTRTSINSLTDTSQYHVEHLTTFVLDRKDGMITVDDGVRRLRLLDAKGKVWTQEMLLQVEDKAVSLIDPDSQNELENFSILSVQHCQAVMNSCSYDSILALVCKDSGQSKADLHLFQCDDIKANLIHLDIESAMIDAKGGKVKKRPEALKMILKSDGMIPPPPPNPAPEAPAASNQVEPRGRVAAWSAWANEQQHYEQQQLPQDGGAADVTALLVDRDVQILNHILDDIEFFVTKLQKAAEAFSELSKRKKAKKGKKKGPGEGVLSLRSKPPSEEEFVDCLQKFKHAFNQLAKLKDQIQNPSSVDLVHFLFTPLRMVVQASGGTDLARSVVVPLLTRDAIDFLHASGTAEERHLWVTLGDGWTKCRLEWPKDHYFPSCALRFRDGWEPPAVPAVTPAREQELQRLAENLVNADVHRSADLRPSQEGALQRFPPADGYALSSSSHKRCQVLDQDAAVAAFKHVVSRRVDRSLDPENRFEPKVFAKSKYDFVGRNNTELSVLKDELVEVLDDRKQWWKVQNGCGASGYVPNNILELTRAVDVSGRGDPVYSHTIQLMMPKKEFELFKQQLLGELNEKQTTKSDPPPGKPSASRMSEVPSPPPPAPHRLPTPPLPPPAAEPSSATVSRHNSSTSSEAGAVKEAGGQRAAAAAGRRKSNMEEVQDELVHRLTLGRSTQKKFQVPSRSDSGSLPAPSITYDSSPDEVKAWLEAKGFSPVTISSLGVLTGAQLFSLNKEELKTVCPDDGARVFSQVTVQKAALEKSSGSELQEIMRRRQEKLAASTVDSGVESFDEGSTH
- the eps8a gene encoding epidermal growth factor receptor kinase substrate 8a isoform X10, coding for MNGSDPPVLNVFNSHINGHRSASPDPPRNKAKSGAKVLYEQRKNYTRTSINSLTDTSQYHVEHLTTFVLDRKDGMITVDDGVRRLRLLDAKGKVWTQEMLLQVEDKAVSLIDPDSQNELENFSILSVQHCQAVMNSCSYDSILALVCKDSGQSKADLHLFQCDDIKANLIHLDIESAMIDAKGGKVKKRPEALKMILKSDGMIPPPPPNPAPEAPAASNQVEPRGRVAAWSAWANEQQHYEQQQLPQDGGAADVTALLVDRDVQILNHILDDIEFFVTKLQKAAEAFSELSKRKKAKKGKKKGPGEGVLSLRSKPPSEEEFVDCLQKFKHAFNQLAKLKDQIQNPSSVDLVHFLFTPLRMVVQASGGTDLARSVVVPLLTRDAIDFLHASGTAEERHLWVTLGDGWTKCRLEWPKDHYFPSCALRFRDGWEPPAVPAVTPAREQELQRLAENLVNADVHRSADLRPSQEGALQRFPPADGSLDPENRFEPKVFAKSKYDFVGRNNTELSVLKDELVEVLDDRKQWWKVQNGCGASGYVPNNILELTRAVDVSGRGDPVYSHTIQLMMPKKEFELFKQQLLGELNEKQTTKSDPPPGKPSASRMSEVPSPPPPAPHRLPTPPLPPPAAEPSSATVSRHNSSTSSEAGAVKEAGGQRAAAAAGRRKSNMEEVQDELVHRLTLGRSTQKKFQVPSRSDSGSLPAPSITYDSSPDEVKAWLEAKGFSPVTISSLGVLTGAQLFSLNKEELKTVCPDDGARVFSQVTVQKAALEKSSGSELQEIMRRRQEKLAASTVDSGVESFDEGSTH
- the eps8a gene encoding epidermal growth factor receptor kinase substrate 8a isoform X9 is translated as MNGSDPPVLNVFNSHINGHRSASPDPPRNKAKSGAKVLYEQRKNYTRTSINSLTDTSQYHVEHLTTFVLDRKDGMITVDDGVRRLRLLDAKGKVWTQEMLLQVEDKAVSLIDPDSQNELENFSILSVQHCQAVMNSCSYDSILALVCKDSGQSKADLHLFQCDDIKANLIHLDIESAMIDAKGGKVKKRPEALKMILKSDGMIPPPPPNPAPEAPAASNQVEPRGRVAAWSAWANEQQHYEQQQLPQDGGAADVTALLVDRDVQILNHILDDIEFFVTKLQKAAEAFSELSKRKKAKKGKKKGPGEGVLSLRSKPPSEEEFVDCLQKFKHAFNQLAKLKDQIQNPSSVDLVHFLFTPLRMVVQASGGTDLARSVVVPLLTRDAIDFLHASGTAEERHLWVTLGDGWTKCRLEWPKDHYFPSCALRFRDGWEPPAVPAVTPAREQELQRLAENLVNADVHRSADLRPSQEQGALQRFPPADGSLDPENRFEPKVFAKSKYDFVGRNNTELSVLKDELVEVLDDRKQWWKVQNGCGASGYVPNNILELTRAVDVSGRGDPVYSHTIQLMMPKKEFELFKQQLLGELNEKQTTKSDPPPGKPSASRMSEVPSPPPPAPHRLPTPPLPPPAAEPSSATVSRHNSSTSSEAGAVKEAGGQRAAAAAGRRKSNMEEVQDELVHRLTLGRSTQKKFQVPSRSDSGSLPAPSITYDSSPDEVKAWLEAKGFSPVTISSLGVLTGAQLFSLNKEELKTVCPDDGARVFSQVTVQKAALEKSSGSELQEIMRRRQEKLAASTVDSGVESFDEGSTH
- the eps8a gene encoding epidermal growth factor receptor kinase substrate 8a isoform X1; the encoded protein is MNGSDPPVLNVFNSHINGHRSASPDPPRNKAKSGAKVLYEQRKNYTRTSINSLTDTSQYHVEHLTTFVLDRKDGMITVDDGVRRLRLLDAKGKVWTQEMLLQVEDKAVSLIDPDSQNELENFSILSVQHCQAVMNSCSYDSILALVCKDSGQSKADLHLFQCDDIKANLIHLDIESAMIDAKGGKVKKRPEALKMILKSDGMIPPPPPNPAPEAPAASNQVEPRGRVAAWSAWANEQQHYEQQQLPQDGGAADVTALLVDRDVQILNHILDDIEFFVTKLQKAAEAFSELSKRKKAKKGKKKGPGEGVLSLRSKPPSEEEFVDCLQKFKHAFNQLAKLKDQIQNPSSVDLVHFLFTPLRMVVQASGGTDLARSVVVPLLTRDAIDFLHASGTAEERHLWVTLGDGWTKCRLEWPKDHYFPSCALRFRDGWEPPAVPAVTPAREQELQRLAENLVNADVHRSADLRPSQEQGALQRFPPADGYALSSSSHKRCQVLDQDAAVAAFKHVVSRRVDRSLDPENRFEPKVFAKSKYDFVGRNNTELSVLKDELVEVLDDRKQWWKVQNGCGASGYVPNNILELTRAVDVSGRGDPVYSHTIQLMMPKKEFELFKQQLLGELNEKQTTKSDPPPGKPSASRMSEVPSPPPPAPHRLPTPPLPPPAAEPSSATVSRHNSSTSSEAGAVKEAGGQRAAAAAGRRKSNMEEVQDELVHRLTLGRSTQKKFQVPSRSDSGSLPAPSITYDSSPDEVKAWLEAKGFSPVTISSLGVLTGAQLFSLNKEELKTVCPDDGARVFSQVTVQKAALEKSSGSELQEIMRRRQEKLAASTVDSGVESFDEGSTH
- the eps8a gene encoding epidermal growth factor receptor kinase substrate 8a isoform X8 is translated as MNGSDPPVLNVFNSHINGHRSASPDPPRNKAKSGAKVLYEQRKNYTRTSINSLTDTSQYHVEHLTTFVLDRKDGMITVDDGVRRLRLLDAKGKVWTQEMLLQVEDKAVSLIDPDSQNELENFSILSVQHCQAVMNSCSYDSILALVCKDSGQSKADLHLFQCDDIKANLIHLDIESAMIDAKGGKVKKRPEALKMILKSDGMIPPPPPNPAPEAPAASNQVEPRGRVAAWSAWANEQQHYEQQQLPQDGGAADVTALLVDRDVQILNHILDDIEFFVTKLQKAAEAFSELSKRKKAKKGKKKGPGEGVLSLRSKPPSEEEFVDCLQKFKHAFNQLAKLKDQIQNPSSVDLVHFLFTPLRMVVQASGGTDLARSVVVPLLTRDAIDFLHASGTAEERHLWVTLGDGWTKCRLEWPKDHYFPSCALRFRDGWEPPAVPAVTPAREQELQRLAENLVNADVHRSADLRPSQEQGALQRFPPADGYALSSSSHKRCQVLDQDAAVAAFKHVVSRRVDRSLDPENRFEPKVFAKSKYDFVGRNNTELSVLKDELVEVLDDRKQWWKVQNGCGASGYVPNNILELTRAVDVSGRGDPVYSHTIQLMMPKKEFELFKQQLLGELNEKQTTKSDPPPGKPSASRMSEVPSPPPPAPHRLPTPPLPPPAAEPSSATVSRHNSSTSSEAGAVKEAGGQRAAAAAGRRKSNMEEVQDELVHRLTLGRSTQKKFQVPSRSDSGSLPAPSITYDSSPDEVKAWLEAKGFSPVTISSLGVLTGAQLFSLNKEELKTVCPDDGARVFSQVTVQKAALEVFF
- the eps8a gene encoding epidermal growth factor receptor kinase substrate 8a isoform X5, encoding MNGSDPPVLNVFNSHINGHRSASPDPPRNKAKSGAKVLYEQRKNYTRTSINSLTDTSQYHVEHLTTFVLDRKDGMITVDDGVRRLRLLDAKGKVWTQEMLLQVEDKAVSLIDPDSQNELENFSILSVQHCQAVMNSCSYDSILALVCKDSGQSKADLHLFQCDDIKANLIHLDIESAMIDAKGGKVKKRPEALKMILKSDGMIPPPPPNPAPEAPAASNQVEPRGRVAAWSAWANEQQHYEQQQLPQDGGAADVTALLVDRDVQILNHILDDIEFFVTKLQKAAEAFSELSKRKKAKKGKKKGPGEGVLSLRSKPPSEEEFVDCLQKFKHAFNQLAKLKDQIQNPSSVDLVHFLFTPLRMVVQASGGTDLARSVVVPLLTRDAIDFLHASGTAEERHLWVTLGDGWTKCRLEWPKDHYFPSCALRFRDGWEPPAVPAVTPAREQELQRLAENLVNADVHRSADLRPSQEQGALQRFPPADGYALSSSSHKRCQVLDQDAAVAAFKHVVSRRVDRSLDPENRFEPKVFAKSKYDFVGRNNTELSVLKDELVEVLDDRKQWWKVQNGCGASGYVPNNILELTRAVDVSGRGDPVYSHTIQLMMPKKEFELFKQLLGELNEQTTKSDPPPGKPSASRMSEVPSPPPPAPHRLPTPPLPPPAAEPSSATVSRHNSSTSSEAGAVKEAGGQRAAAAAGRRKSNMEEVQDELVHRLTLGRSTQKKFQVPSRSDSGSLPAPSITYDSSPDEVKAWLEAKGFSPVTISSLGVLTGAQLFSLNKEELKTVCPDDGARVFSQVTVQKAALEKSSGSELQEIMRRRQEKLAASTVDSGVESFDEGSTH